In a genomic window of Lepisosteus oculatus isolate fLepOcu1 chromosome 3, fLepOcu1.hap2, whole genome shotgun sequence:
- the pelp1 gene encoding proline-, glutamic acid- and leucine-rich protein 1, protein MAASAWVDGPTSARLAEGLLSALQEERPGHLPGLLASYREHGGVSAQSAGVVGNLIGFSNARLSSTKTRFQGLCLLSVLVRDSSSDVFQQHCLSWLRAVQQVIQSQAPLPSVQLAVTILQDLLQYSSQLPELSREIGLNSIPGILTSLLGLKQECHLGAMEGMTACMTYYPRACGSLREKLGAYFLSKMDSDNPKIQEMACACYGRLSSLGGVFERGSRQAEGWAQHLHCLLATAHGVLGQLYEGVEAEGGVQYEGPGIELLLPPLDDTDPLLVLQLRHRYRAVTLALTHTLSVDLSSPVRLPVQSVLNLVCRALAVTAKGISVSGDGCLKLLVLPSLHRDTLELLSTLITVAGSRLVQYSSVLTRLFSQTLSAWTPLPEASPGQQRAYSAVRVALYRSLDLWVRVGGAAASVLQQSPTHSELLLAHLLGDITPGADSIKLRPGRTGMADLAGHPGKAGGKRGKGLDLGEAVGAGITLQRKSDVLANQDTCLSALRALRQIVLTSGTLLKEDTHKRLQELALPLCVRLQQCGGTAEAGGLYASPLARRALYQLVLALVLVPSPRWPPPLHCAVRIFSQGLNDPSVQVSSFCSEALTVCNSLLHPRTPSIALPLPSLALKSSPAPPAVPTTATASAPQAALSLPSLLGTPAQGPASFTARHPIGLAQGLLGGPLDNHLPLQPPALPQSATHQQHPPAPQPHLPPPAGDLLSTPQLGDPGALGGPEGHRPVFVRYDKEEPEDVEISLESDSDDSVVIVPEGMLQNKQELTQTVPGSAMGPAAVGSGTRRLGEEGGAEAGVHSPLANELPAHQILPPNSAVMNAFPSQNQTQVSGLVTPPALQAPAGSLGESLPPAQLQQMLMQPPQPAALSLSMQMQLVQTPRLQQQQQQQQQQQGEEDLTVININSSDEEEEEDELEDEEEEEEEGLEDLEEEDEEGSEFAEEEEEEEYYGEEEEFEEEGEFEEEEEEGVMEGEEIEEEEEEEEGEVLPSEEGAVMMDPRGEREGLTGVFELERERDGEEGDERERVDVEAYKQPLDLEVMKEGEGLEGEGRVLEEVNGDGGGREEEREAFPPQEKAESSPSQGTVGQEMQGKEAQPKVEGVEVPGQELTQELGTAQEILPSQAEEKATSSQDQDLEPVQEVKSSLELKGEELSQGELAAKLQEDVSERQERAGPEEEALGQEVRSSAPEEEIGCARERDIEEHAEERQGKRKREEEEEDLTEQSAEKKKPAEDSMASMLADFVDCPPDDEEEPPKLDT, encoded by the exons AGTGCCGGAGTGGTGGGGAATCTGATAGGATTCAGCAATGCGCGTCTCAGTTCCACAAAAACCAG GTTCCAGGGCCTTTGCCTGCTGTCTGTACTGGTACGGGACAGCTCCAGCGATGTGTTCCAGCAGCACTGTCTCTCCTGGCTGCGTGCTGTCCAGCAGGTCATACAG TCACAGGCTCCTCTGCCTTCAGTCCAGCTTGCTGTCACCATTCTGCAGGACCTGCTGCAGTATTCTTCCCAGCTCCCAGAGCTCTCCCGGGAAATTGGCCTCAACTCAATCCCGGGAATCCTCACTTCTCTGCTGGGCCTCAAGCAGGAG TGCCACCTAGGGGCGATGGAGGGGATGACAGCCTGCATGACCTACTACCCTCGTGCCTGTGGGTCTCTCCGG GAGAAACTGGGGGCTTACTTCCTGTCCAAGATGGACTCTGATAATCCCAAAATACAGGAG aTGGCGTGTGCGTGCTACGGGCGGCTGTCCTCGCTGGGTGGCGTCTTCGAGCGGGGTTCTCGTCAGGCGGAAGGCTGGGCGCAGCATCTGCACTGCCTCCTGGCCACCGCCCATGGTGTTCTGGGACAGCTGTATGAGGGGGTGGAGGCAG AGGGAGGAGTACAGTATGAAGGCCCTGGGATTGAGCTGCTGCTACCCCCATTGGACGATACTGACCCCCTGCTCGTCCTACAGCTCCGCCACAGATACAGAGCTGTGACTCTGGCCCTCACTCACACCCTGAG TGTAGATCTGTCTTCTCCGGTCCGCCTACCTGTACAGAGTGTTCTCAACCTGGTCTGCAGAGCGCTGGCTGTTACCGCCAAAGGCATT AGCGTCTCAGGTGACGGTTGTCTGAAACTCCTGGTTCTGCCCTCTCTGCACCGCGACACCCTGGAACTGCTGTCGACGCTCATCACAGT CGCTGGGAGTCGGCTGGTTCAGTACTCCAGTGTCTTGACGCGGCTCTTCTCTCAGACTCTGTCTGCCTGGACGCCCCTCCCCGAGGCCAGCCCTGGACAACAGAGAGCCTacag TGCCGTGCGAGTAGCACTGTACCGCAGTCTGGACCTGTGGGTGCGTGTGGGAGGGGCTGCGGCAAGTGTGCTACAACAAAGCCCCACCCACAGTGAGCTGCTGTTAGCCCATCTACTGGGTGACATCACTCCGGGGGCGGACTCTATCAAG CTGCGCCCAGGGAGGACGGGAATGGCCGATCTGGCAGGGCACCCTGGGAAGGCTGGGGGGAAGCGGGGGAAGGGGCTCGACCTGGGTGAGGCGGTGGGGGCTGGCATCACACTCCAGAGGAAGAGCGACGTGCTGGCCAATCAGGACACGTGTCTGTCCGCCCTGAGAG CTCTGAGGCAGATCGTCCTGACCAGTGGCACCCTGCTGAAGGAGGACACGCACAAG AGGCTGCAGGAGCTGGCTCTGCCCCTGTGCGTGAGGCTGCAGCAATGTGGGGGCACGGCAGAGGCGGGGGGCCTGTATGCCAGTCCGCTGGCCCGCCGGGCACTGTACCAGCTGGTGCTGGCGCTGGTCCTGGTGCCCAGCCCCCGATGGCCCCCTCCACTGCACTGCGCGGTCCGAATCTTCAGCCAGGGCCTGAATGACCCCAGCGTCCAG GTCTCCTCATTCTGCAGTGAAGCCCTCACAGTGTGCAACAGTCTCCTTCACCCCCGCACCCCTTCCATTGCCCTCCCACTGCCCTCACTCGCGCTAAAATCGTccccagcgccccctgctgtcccGACCACTGCTACTGCATCGGCGCCCCAGGCTGCCCTCTCCCTGCCCTCACTCCTAGGGACACCAGCACAGGGCCCCGCCTCCTTCACAGCCCGGCACCCTATTGGCCTGGCTCAGGGGCTGCTGGGGGGACCCCTGGACAACCATCTGCCCTTACAGCCTCCCGCCCTGCCCCAGTCTGCCACCCACCAGCAGCACCCCCCAGCCCCACAGCCTCATCTGCCCCCCCCGGCAGGGGACCTGCTCTCCACCCCGCAGCTGGGTGACCCCGGAGCCCTGGGGGGCCCCGAAGGCCACCGGCCTGTTTTTGTGCGCTACGACAAAGAGGAGCCGGAGGACGTGGAGATCTCCTTGGAGAGCGACTCGGATGACAGCGTGGTGATCGTACCCGAGGGCATGCTGCAGAACAAGCAGGAGCTGACCCAgacggtgccaggcagtgccaTGGGCCCCGCTGCAGTGGGATCGGGGACCCGAAGACTGGGAGAAGAAGGAGGGGCAGAAGCTGGGGTGCACAGCCCCCTGGCCAACGAACTGCCGGCGCATCAGATCCTGCCACCTAACTCGGCCGTGATGAACGCTTTCCCCAGTCAAAATCAGACCCAGGTCTCGGGTCTTGTCACTCCTCCTGCCCTGCAGGCACCTGCCGGGAGTCTAGGGGAGTCTCTTCCACCTGCGCAGCTGCAGCAGATGTTGATGCAGCCACCGCAGCCAGCTGCTCTATCCCTGTCCATGCAAATGCAGCTGGTGCAGACACCCaggctgcagcagcagcaacagcagcagcagcagcagcaaggaGAGGAAGACCTGACTGTCATCAATATCAACAGCTCAGAtgaagaggaagaagaagatGAGCTAGaagatgaggaggaggaggaggaggaaggcctGGAGGATCTGGAAGAGGAGGACGAAGAAGGGAGTGAGTTTgctgaggaggaggaagaagaagagTACTATGGGGAGGAAGAAGAGTTTGAGGAGGAAGGGGAgtttgaggaggaggaggaggagggagtgatggagggagaggagatagaggaggaagaggaagaagaggaaggGGAGGTCCTGCCCAGTGAGGAGGGGGCAGTGATGATGGACCCAAgaggggaaagagagggacttACAGGGGTCTTTGAGCTGGAAAGAGAGCGGGACGGCGAGGAAGGAGATGAGAGGGAGAGGGTAGATGTTGAAGCATACAAGCAGCCTCTGGACCTTGAGGTGATGAAGGAGGGAGAGGGGCTGGAGGGTGAAGGAAGGGTGCTAGAGGAGGTGAATGGAGATGGGGGAggcagagaggaggagagggaggctTTTCCTCCGCAGGAGAAAGCAGAGAGCTCCCCATCCCAAGGGACCGTGGGACAGGAGATGCAGGGAAAAGAAGCTCAGCCAAAAGTGGAGGGGGTGGAGGTACCAGGGCAGGAATTGACACAGGAGCTAGGGACAGCACAGGAGATACTGCCCTCCCAGGCTGAAGAGAAGGCCACCTCCTCCCAGGATCAGGATTTGGAACCTGTGCAGGAAGTCAAGTCATCCCTGGAGCTGAAGGGGGAGGAGCTGAGTCAGGGAGAGCTGGCAGCTAAACTGCAGGAAGACGTCAGTGAGAGACAGGAAAGGGCTGGACCGGAAGAGGAGGCACTTGGACAGGAAGTGAGGTCATCGGCGCCGGAAGAAGAAATAGGGTGTGCAAGAGAAAGAGACATAGAGGAGCACGCAGAAGAGAGACAGGGGAAGAGGAAacgagaagaggaggaggaggatttgacagagcagagtgctgaaaagaaaaag CCTGCCGAAGACTCCATGGCCTCAATGCTTGCCGATTTTGTGGACTGTCCCCCTGACGATGAGGAAGAGCCCCCTAAATTGGACACCTAG